ACCTGCTGAGTTTCCAATGGAGACTAATCATCGTCTTGCTTTGGCGCAGGGAGATTTGTTTGATGatgtggagaaatatagaatacTAACTGGTAGACTGATTTATTTGGCAGTGACTAGACCTGATCTTACATACTCGGTGCATACGCTGTCTCAGTTTATGCAAAAACCGAGAATAGAAAATTGGGAAGGTGCACTTCGAGTGGTTAGATACTTGAAAAAGAATCTTGGGCAAGGcattttgttgcgctctgatagtaccCTAAGTTTGCAAAGGTGGTGTGACTCAGATTGGGCAAGTTGTCCTTTGACTAGACGTTCATTGACATGATGGTTTGTTCGTCTTGGGAATTCACCGGTgtcttggaagacaaagaagcaacCAACTGTTTCTCGGagctcagctgaagcagaatacaggtcCATGGAGGCAGCAACATGTGAGTTGAAGTGGTTGAAACAGTTACTTGGTGATTTGGGGGTTCGACATGCGCATGGAATGAAGCTCCTGTGTGATAGTCAATCAACATTATacattgctcagaatccagtctttcatgaacgaacaaaACATATAGAGGTGGACTGTCATGTTGTTAGAGATGCTATCCTAAAGAAGATTATATCACCTTCTTACACTCCTACGGCGGTGCAATtggcagatatcttcaccaaatcctTAGGGAAAGCTCAATTTCAAgatcttttgtccaagatgggcatttgtgacctacatgctccgtcttgaggggggtattagGAGATACGTAGTGTTTGGACTCAAGACTGTGTCTTGAGTCTTACGTATTCGGTCTGGATTCTGAGACCAACTTGGATAGTCCATGCAGATGGTCGGTTTACGTAAGTAGCAAACTTGAGACCCAAGTAATCGGTCTCAAGTCGGTAGGTCTAGGGTTTGTGCCTTGTAACCCAAGTTTGGTCTTGTATAAATTAAGatgtgatgaatgaatgaaagcaGAACACAGGAATTTACCAAAACTTAACAAACTGTTTAATTACCTTTTGAAAGGGCGTCCCGCAGCTTTAGCAGCTCTACAATAAGAGAATATTGAATCATaaatcatgaacaaaccaataataaaattattaaaaaattcgacaaaatctaaaaaaatctaataaaataCCTTTCTAGAAGATCTAGTTTTCTGCTAATTAATATGTCTCTAAGTTTAAGATTTCTCCTTAttatcttctcctcctcctcggGAGACAATTCCCGCATAGGTTGGATACTAGCCATGGGAGAAAATGGCGTATCATTAATACCAGCCATTTGAGGAAAATCCAAGAAACAAAAACTCTacgatcacaacaacaacaacaaaaagtacaatcaaaacaaacaaaagaataataataaaaacactAAACATCGAAACAACAAACAAACGCTAAAAATCGAAACAGGAAAAGCCTAGACCCAATTTTTCCAACATAATAATTGAGATCGCTCCGATGAAACGAAATACTAAACTCATCAAAACATTAAAATTACGAATCTGGTGGTTTAATTGTTCGAAGGTAACTACGGAGGTGGTATGGTTTTTGAAGACAGAGAAAGGGCTGAGAGAAATAACGTGAGTTGGTGCATGCCGTTTGGTTTTCTAATTGGAGAAGATTTCTTGAAGGGTCAGGATTTCTTAAAAATAGAAGGATCATCCAAACTTAAACCGAGTCCAACTACTAAACCGAATCCAACTACATTTAAAATTCTTAAAGATGATACAATATAGACAAGAGACTGATGGAATGTCTGTTTGGGTTGTCTTTCTTAAAGGTAGAGACAAGAAACACCAATCAAAATAATGAATTTAGCTAACTAGCTCATTGATGTGTAATGCAATGTGAAATGTAATGAAGTTAAGTAGAGTATCATCTAGTTGGCCATCAGTCTCATCAGTCATCATCCCTTCAAGTATCTCATATCAAACTGTTCTTCTTTTGTGAGAAAAATA
This portion of the Papaver somniferum cultivar HN1 chromosome 11, ASM357369v1, whole genome shotgun sequence genome encodes:
- the LOC113321512 gene encoding uncharacterized protein LOC113321512 — encoded protein: MAGINDTPFSPMASIQPMRELSPEEEEKIIRRNLKLRDILISRKLDLLERAAKAAGRPFKRSFIPCACRTPKSPSNCFNHFNSHVAASMDLYSASAELRETVGCFFVFQDTGEFPRRTNHHVNERLVKGQLAQSESHHLCKLRVLSERNKMPCPRFFFKYLTTRSAPSQFSILGFCIN